AATCACCGAGTCCAGCTCCGCGACCGTCCGTGCGGGGGGCTTGACCGCGACGACATGCTTGCCCGCCGCGAGGGCTTGCTTGGCCAGCTCCGGTGCGGCGGCCGTGGGGGCGCAGATCGCCACCAGGTGCACATCGTCGCGAGCCAGCAGGGGGGCGGCGGTCTCGGTGACCTGGATCTCGGGGTACTTCTCGCTCGCCCAGGCACGGTGGGTGGCATCTGGAGAGCTCACCCCGATCAGGGCGACTCTCTCCGACTTGCTTGCAATCTCACAGACACCATGGGCGGTGTACCAGTGGTCTAGACCCAGAAGGGCAACTCCAAAACGCATCTCTTACTCCTCACTCTCGGCAGCGGTCTCGAAGAGCTCCTCGACATCGTCGCCACTTAGGTCCGCATCCATCCCATGGGCGACCTCTTTCATCAGGTGGCGCATGGCCTGGGGGCTACTCTCGTCCACAGTATCCGCCAGCTCCGCCAAGGAGTCCAGCGCTTCGTCGGCGGAGCGTAGGCGGGCAAAGCGGGAGACCAGCTTGCGGACATTCTTGCTCCCACAGCGCGGGCACTGGATTGGAGCGGGGTTTGCCAGCATCCCCACCAGCTCGGAGAAGCGTTTTTGGGGACAGTCGTTGCAGGCGAACTCAAAGATCGGCATGAGAGGAGACGCTACTGCGTCGTAAAGCTGGCCTGGAAGTAGAAGCGGTGCCGGTTGGTCTGGGGAGGCGGGGTCGGGAGGGCATAGACCGTCCCACAGTAGATCGCAGGGCGCAGGACACTACTCTCCGCAGGGACCACGTAGCAGGTCTCGGCGATATTGTTCTGGGAGGCGAGCAGGTGCTGGTGCGACGAGACCTCTAGGACCGAGAAGGCCATGGTTGCCTGGGGGGTATCGGGCTGGATCACCAGGTAGCCCCCCTCCGAGAGCGGGGTTCCTCGGCGGCTCTCCCGGGTGGTCAGGCGGGCCGTGACCGCGCAGAGCCCGATCACAGAGAGAATCGCGGCGGTGATGGTTCGAGGGCTGACCGGCATGTTGGCGTAGCGCCGGACAGTCTCTCCGACATCGGTCTGGAGGAGGCGCTCGATCTCCTCTCGGGAGACACGGGCACCCAAAGAGGCGAGGGCGCGCTTGGTCTCGGCGAGGGCGCGGTACTCCACCGTGCAAGCAGCACAAGAGTCTAGATGGCTCTGTACTCCCTCACGCTCATCGGGGGAGAGCTCTGAATCCAAATAGGCAGAGAGACGTTCTCGACAGTGACGACACGACACCGGAGCTACCTCAGACTAAACCCTTCCAGCCGGGCTCGGAGGAGCTTGCGGCCACGATGAAGACGAGAGCGGACGGTTCCAATCGTACAGCCGGTGAGCTTGCTGATCTCCTCGTAGGAGAGCTGCTCGATATCGGCGAGGATGACCGTCTTGCGGAAATCGGCGGGAAGCGATGCCAGAGCACGCTGGATCTGCTCATCGAGCTCCTCGTGCAGGGTCACCCGCTCGGGCTCGGTGCGCGCGTCGGGGATATCGAGGAAGAGATTGCTCTCCGCCTCGCCCGTGAGCGGGGCATCCAGGCTCGTGGTGCGCATCCGGTTCTTCTTTCGGACACCGTCCACGAATAAGTTGGACATGATCCGAAAGAGCCACTTCTCAAAAGGAAGGTCACGGCGGTAGTTGTCGAAGAAGCGGAAGGCACGCACGAAGGCCTCTTGGAGGAGGTCCTCGGCATCGGCGTGGTTGCCTGTCATCCGGTAGGCGACATGGTAGGCCTGCTTCCGGTGGCGCTGCATCAGGCGCTCAAAGACGCCGCCTGCATTTCCTCCGAAAGAAGGGCTCTCGACTGTTAGTGCTTCGCTCTCCGCCATAGTTATCCTACTCTACGTCGCAAAGGCTGTGCCGCGTTCCCAAATGTAAAAATATTTTACAACGGCGCTAGCGGCTGGTCCTAGTTCTTAGACAGGGAGCGCCGCCGAAAAGTTCGCAGAAATCCCAGCCCCAGCCCCAGAAAGATCACCGAGCCCGGCTCCGGGGCACTGCTACCGGCGAGGGTACTGTTGATCCAGGCCAGGTGTGTGGAGACACGGGTCACCCCATAGAGGTCGGTGTAGGAGGAGTTGTCGGAGCCATCCCCCGCCACCCCATTGACACTGACCAGGCCATCGATCCAGCTATGGACCCCGATCACCTTCCAGGTGCCGCCGTCGTTGATGAAGGTGCCGCCACCGCTGTCGCCAAAGCTGATGCTTCCCTCCAGAGCGAGTGGGTTGTTGTCCGAGCCAAACTGGGTGAAGCGTGTGTTGGTGACGAGGTGGCTGTCAAAGTCGGCGATCAGGTAGTCGGTTGCCCAGCCCGTGAGGACACTGCTGGTCTGGTCGATCACGTTCATCGCGGCGCGCTTCTGGTTGTCACCGCCGCCCGTGTTGCCGAGGCTGCCCGTGCCGATCGCGCCATAGCCTACGGAGTAGGCGACCTGGCCTAGCTCACTGGAGCCCGTGTAGAGCTGCGCAGGAGTCACTCCCACCAGCGGGGTCGCCAGCCGGACCAGGGAGATATCCGAGCCGTTCTCAAGCTGGCCATTCCAACCCGGGGCATTAAAGACCTCCGCCACCGCGGCTGTCCCTGCGCCGGCAAGGGTGAAGCTGGCACCGCCCATGTAGATCGAGCAGTGCGCGGCACACAGGACCCACTGGGGGGCGATCAAGGTGCCGGTGCAGAACCCGAAGTTCCCGACCGCACTAAACTGAGACGCTGCTCCGAGAGTGAGGTACTGACTATCCGCGACATCGTCACGGCGCACGATAGCCTGGCTGGGAAGGGCGAGGCTCAGGGCGAGGGCACAAACAAGGAGACGCTTCATAAGAGAGGATTCCCCATGAAGCGCCCGATTTCCTACGTCCAAAAACGCGCCATCTACTTTGCGGGGCCGTTGTCGACCACGTGCATGTTGGCGATATCGACCTCACCCGGCTCGATCCCCGCCTTCACACAGAAAGTCGCGTGGACATCGGTGTGGTCTTTGGTGGTGCGGAAGGGAAACTGGTACTGTCGCCACTCCGGGGTGAAGCGCACTTGCTTTTGGAGCTCCGCCGCGTGGGGGGAGACTCCCTCCTCAAAGACAATATAGACCGCGGTCTTCTTCTCGGAGCGGCCCCAGAACTGAACCGTGAGGTTGTGGTTGCCCTCCACTGCCTGGGGGACAGTCTTGAGGAGCTGGGCACACCAGTACTTGTTGGGATCGACTGCCTTGACATCGAGGTGCAGGGAGTGCTGCAGGCCCGCGGGCAGGTCCGTGCTGGTCTGGAGCTTCATGGCCGCAACCGCGGGCTTCTGGGTGACTAGGGTCCACTCTTGCTTATTGGGGTCGATGAGAGAGGAGCCACCGAGGGGCTTTGGCGCACCGCTCACCGGACTGGTTGGGTCCGCACTCGAGGACGAAGCGGTTGGGGCTTTGGTGGTTTTCCCGGTACCGGTTGGAGCTGCTTCCGGGGTTTGAGGAGCGGGGCGTAGCTTGGTGAGCCCGATTCCACCACCGACAAGGAGGGCTGTGAGGACGGCCAGTCCGCCTGGTTTGAGAATAACTTTCATTTGAATCGCAAACTCCGATACGAGATATATCTTTTTATCGGACGATTTTGAGCCGAACATAAGGGTATGTCTATGAAATCATGGGGGACGGAGCTACTTCCCTTGGCGACTGCCGCCACTGTCTTGGGAGCACTGGCGACGGGTTGCCAGAAGGAGCCCCCCGCAGAGCCGGCCCCGACACCTACCCCCCTCCCCGAAGAAGGCATCCCTCTCCGACAGCTGGCGATCGCTACCGCCTCACCGGCCCCGAGCGCCGACAAGGGCCGGCCCATGCTGATCCCACGTCCCAAAGAAGTGCAGTTTCGTGAGGGTGGGGTCTTTAAGCTTGGCCCGGAGACCCCACTTGTCGTGCTGGGAGCCCTGACCCCCCAGGAGCAGCGCGCCGTGACCGCACTCCAGGCAGCGATGACCGCACGCTTTGGTCAGCCCCTCAAGCTCTCGGCTACGGCGCTCCCCAATGCGATCCAGCTGGGGGGACCACGGCACCCGGACACGCCCCAGAGACCCGAAGGCTACCTACTCCGTGTCCTCCCCGACGGCGTGACGCTCTCTGCAAGCGATGCCCGTGGGCTCTTCTGGGGCGTGCAGACTCTCTTGCAGCTCTTTGTGGACAAGACCGAGCTCGCCGCGGCGTCGGTGCGCGACTGGCCGACTTTGCCCCTGCGTGCGGTCCACCTCTTTCATGGCAACCGTGCACTGCCCTTTCACCAGAAGCTGATCGAGCGCATCTTTGCCCCCCTCAAGCTCAATGCGCTCTTTCTGGAGGTCGAGCAGGTACGCTGGGACGCCGACCCGGGAGTCGCGCCACCGTGGGCCGGAACACCCGCGCAGCTTCGTGAGGAAATTGCCTTTGCCCGGGAGCGCAACCTGACAGTCTATCCCCTCCTGCAGAGCCTGGGACACATGGGCTGGCTGCTGGGCCAAGGGACAAACTCCCGCTTTGCGGAAGACCCTGCCACCCCCTACGCGCTCTGCCTCAACGACCCCGCCGCGGTGCGCTATGTCGAGCGCTTTGTCGCCGAGGCTGATGCGCTCTTCCAGGCACCGGCCTTTCACGTGGGCCTCGACGAGGTCTCGCTCAAGGGGCGCTTTCCCTACCGCTCCCGCCCCACGGCAGCGCCCGAGCTCTTTCTCAAGGGGGTCAAGCACTGGCGAGACTTCTTTGCCGCCCGTGGCAAGCCGATCTATGTCTGGGCCGACATGGCGCTCCATGCCCCCGAGGTCAAGCCCGCCTTTGGAACCGCCCCAAGCGCCAGCCAAGCCGCCGCGATCCGGGCAGGCATCCCGCGCGATGTGGTAATCGCCGACTGGCAGTACGGCGAGCACGCGGATTTTCCGTCGCTGCGCCAGCTCAAGGGGGCGGGCTTTCAGAAGCTGGTCGCCGCGAGCTGGTACCGACCCAAGAATATCCAGACCCTCAGCCGCGCGGCAGCACAAGTCGGGGCGCAGGGGCTGATCCAGACCACCTGGTGCGGCTATGAGTCGAGCGAGGATGTTCTAAAAACGGAGGAGAAGCGCCAGTTCACCGCCATGGTGTTGGCTGCGGAGTACTTCTGGAACGGCGGTGGCCCCGCCCCAGGAGAGCTTCCCTTCTCTCCTGAGGCGGTCTTCGACCAGCGCTGGAGCGCCTAGTAGCGGCCCCGGTTCTCCACCTGACGGGCGTTGCCGACCTTGGGGCGACGCCCCCGGAGCTTGGTGTTGCTGAGCGCGTCCATGACCTGCTCGGCGTTGGCGGCGGGCACCTCGAAGAAGGTGACGCGGTCCAGGACGTCGATCGTCCCCACGGCCTTGGGCGGCAAGCCCGTCTCGTTGAGGATCGCGCCGACCAGGTCCGATGGCCGCAGCTTGTCGGCGCGGCCCATGCTCACAAAGAGGCGCACCATCCCCGCCTCCGGCTGCTCGCGCTGGGCGGCGAGCTCTTCGTCCATCTCCGCCTCACGGGAGTTGCCCGCCGAGGTCGCTTCCCACAGAAGCTGGAGCGCGGCGGCGGCGATATCGGCGATATCGTGGCTCTCGGAGAGCTCGCTAACAATGGGGAACTGGGCCTCGAAGTTGCCGGCCTCCAGGCGCTCGGCCAGCTTGGTGGCAAAGACCTCACGGCGGCGCACGGCGATATCGGCGGCGCTAGGAACCCGGAGCGGCGCGATCTTCGTCCCGATCTGGTACTCAAAGCGCAGGAGGTTGCGGCGCTCGCGCGGCTCGATCAGGCTCAGGGCATCGCCCTCGCGGCCCGCCCGCCCGGTGCGCCCGATCCGGTGGATATACTGCTCCACATCCCAGGGCAGGTCGAAGTTGATGACATGGGTCACGGAGTCGATATCGAGCCCGCGCGCGGCCACATCGGTGGCGACCAGAATATCGGCCTGGCCCTCCTTGAACTTCTTCATCACCCGGTCGCGCTCGGACTGCGCCATGTCGCCGTGGATGGGCTCGGCGGAGTACCCACGAACACTGAGCAGCTCGGCGAGCTCCTGGGTCTCGAGGCGCGTCCGGCAGAAGACAATGGTCGGCCCCGGGGTCTCCATGTCCAGGATTCGGGTGAGCGCCTCGCGCTTCTTGCCGGGAGCGACCTCGTAGTAGACCTGGCGGACCGTATCGACCGTGCGCTGCTTGGCCGCGATCTCGACCTTCTGGGCACCGGGGAGGAACTTCTTCACCAGGGCGGAGATCGCCGGGGGCATGGTCGCGGAGAAGAGCGCGGTCTGGCGGGACTCGGGGAGCGCCGCTAAGATGGTCTCGATATCCTCGATAAAGCCAAAGGCCAGCATCTCATCGGCTTCGTCGATCGCACAGAACGAGACCTTATCCAGCACCACCGAGCCGCGGCGCATGTGGTCCATGAGGCGTCCCGGGGTTCCGACCACCACGGCAGGGGGCTTCATGAGCGCACGGAACTGCCGGTCGATGGGCTGGCCGCCGTAGACGGGCACGACCCGCAGGCCGGTCTTCCCGGCGAGCTTGTGGATCTGCTCGGCTGCCTGGATCGCCAGCTCACGGGTGGGAACCAGCACGAGCGCCTGTGTCCCCGGCGCGTCCACATCGATTCGGGCGAGCAGGGGTAGGGCAAAGGCGGCGGTCTTTCCGGTTCCGGTCTGCGCCTGCCCGATCAGGTCCTTGCCCTCTAGCAAGACAGGGATCGCACGTGCCTGGATCGGTGTGGGGGACTCAAACCCCGCGACCGTCACCGCGGCGAGGAGCGCCTCGGGGAGGCCCAGGTCGGCAAACGTGGCAAGCGGTGCCTCAACAACGGGCTCTACCGCTTTGGGGGTGACATCCCCCGCCGCTGAGACGGCGACCCCTTCGCCCTTTCGCTCCTTCGTCGCTGCGAAGGGGGTAGGCTCTTTGGGCTTGATGGTGCGCGGCTTCAGGCGCGGTGCCGTGGGGGGCTCAAGCGGTGCGGGGATAGGCTCAGGGGCCGGTCGGACGGCACGCTTCGGCTCGCTCGCCTCGGGTTTTACGGCAGGTTTGGGCGAGAATGGGGGCTTGGCGGGGTAACCCGGCTTCGCACTGGTAGGCTTCTTCGCCGCAGGGCGAGGGGCAGATTTGGGGGCATTTGGCTTCGCGCCAAAGGGCAGGGGTTTCTTCCCTGGCTTAGGATTGTCGTTTTTCTTCACGTGATGGTATATCCCTAATCGAAGGGAATCGCCACAAATGCCTAAACTCCCCCCCGAAATGCTCGCAGAGATAGCAGGTCAACCGAAAGAGTGGGCGCAGATTGTCGAGAACCCCCGCTTCTTCCAAAAGCCTGACCCACTCGCCACCCCCGACGATGCCTTTACGCTTCTGGGGCATATCCTCTGGCGCTGGAAAGCTCCTCTGCGCTATCGTCAAGGCGGCGAGTCTTTTGGGGAGCGCCCTCAAGAGACCCTTCCTGCGATAGATGCGCTCGATCGTGCACTCGCCGCGTTTGTGCGGGCTCATCCCGGCGCGCTGGAGGCGCTACTCGCCGAGCCGGAGAACCAGAAACTGCTTGCATTTGCGCAGCAGGGCCACGATGCAAAGGCGCGCCGCGAGGAAAAGCTTTTTGGCGGACTCCCCGAGTCTCTGCTCAGTGTCCTCACCGATCAAGCACGTGCCCAAGAGGCGGAGCTACTCTGGCGAACCGTCCGCGCTCTCGATGCGCTGAGCCTCTGGAAAATCGTGCTGACCGCTCAGAAACGGTATCGGCCTTTCCTCAGAAAGTACCGGCTTGGCCTTGCTCACGGGCTACTGGGAAGCGTGCTCAAGCACAGTGGCCCCGACTCCATCCCTGAGCTGACCATGGCTCTGCGCGGTATCCTACCGCCACAGCTTGCCGATGTGATGCCCACTCTCGCCCTCCCGGAAGGGGATTTTGACTACTGCTTTCCCAGGATTCTCCCCGAGGACGAGGTGCTCTGCCAGATGACGCCGCGTGAGATCACGGAGGTACTGGCCCACTACCGAGGGATGGAAGCGGAAGAGCTCGACGCTTTTCTGATTCGCCGACGGTTCCTTGCCGAGAGCGAGAGTGTCGGTGCGGTGATTCAGAGAGATACACAGACACTAAGAACCTGCGGTATCTCGCGTGACAGGCTCGCGGAGGCGCTCCGGATAGCTCTCAGCCACGGGAACAAGCCAAAGCAATCCCCGCTCCACGTGGAAGTAACTTCCTACCGTGGTCACCACCTGGATCCCTTCCACGACGATGATACATACTACCTGAGCCGGGAAGTCGGGGGGAGTGCGGACTGCCTGGTTACCAATCGAGAGACGGGAGAGGCGATTGTGTTTGGCAGCATGCTGCCCTATCTCATCCGCCGCGCCTGCTTTTTTGAGGGCAGCGTTCCCTACCGCCTCGATCCCGCCAAAGCCTGCCGGGTACTCACTCCACTGCTCAGAACATGAAATTCCCCTTTCCCAGTGAGGTACGAACGCCCGGGAGAGTGGGTAGGGGGAGAGGTTGCGCCCCGGCGTATAATGCGCTATGGCGATCTTCAAGGCGGAACGAGACACGGGCTATCGGGGGATCTGGTACATGAATCAGCCGGTGAAAGGCCCCCTGCGCTATAAGTACAGCGGGGGCTTTGCCACCTACCCGCAGCAGCATGTCCCGATTGCGATCTACGCGCCGAAAGTACAGAAGACGTTCTTTGTCTACGGGGCGACCCCGCAAGGCAAGAACACGCTCTGGCACGCGGTGAGCTACTTCGACCATAAAACGGGGACCGTGCCGCGTCCCGCGCTGCTTCTAGATAAGAAGACCGACGATGCCCACGACAACCCGACCCTGGCAATCGACGGCGACGGCTACCTCTGGGTGTTCTCCAACTCTCACGGGACCGGGAGGCCGTCGTTTATCCATAAGAGCGCAAAGCCCTACGAGATCGATGCCTGGGAGCGCGTGCTGGAGACGAATTTTTCCTATGGGCAGCCGTGGTGGCTGGAGAGGCATGGCTTTGTCTTTCTGCACACGCGCTACAGCAAGGGGCGAGGGCTGTTCTGCCAGACGAGCCGCGACGGGCGCACCTGGGCCGAGCCGCAGCCCACGGCGTTTATCGCGGAGGGGCACTACCAGATTAGCTGGCCGGACACCGAGCGCGGCGTCTTGACCACGGTCTTTGACTACCACCCCAAGCCCGGCGGACTCAATGCACGCACCAACCTCTACCTGATGCAGAGCCGCGATGGGGGCAAGAGCTGGACAACGATCTTGGGCGAGAGGCTGGCACTGCCGCTCACACAGACCCCAAACCCTGCGCTGGTCTTTGACTACCAAAAAGAGGGGAAGCTGGTCTATCTGAAAGATATCAACTACGATTCGCAGGGCCGCGTGATCGTGCTCTACCTGACCAGCAAGGGCTTTGAGCCGGGGCCGCAGAGTGGGCCGTACCAGTGGTGGACCGCCCGCTGGACAGGAGCCGGCTGGGAGCGCTACGCCTTCACCGAGAGCGACCACAACTACGACCACGGCTCGCTCTATATCGAGGGCGAGGGCAGCTGGCGCGTGATCGCACCCACCGGCCCCGGCCCCCAGCCCGGCACGACCGGCGGTGAGGTCTTTGTGTGGACCACCCGCGACTTTGGAAAGACCTGGCACAAGGGAGCCTCGCTGACCCCCGCTGCCACGCGCAACCATACGTATGTCCGTCGCCCGCTCCACGCCCACCCGGACTTCTACGCGCTCTGGGCCGATGGAAACCCGCTCGACGAGGAGCGTGCGCCCCATGCCTCACGGCTCTACGCGGCCACCCTCTCCGGGAAGGTCCTCTCCCTCCCCGAGACAATGTCCCAAGAGAGGGCGCTCCTATGAAGGCACCCGTGGTGGTTGTCGGGGGCTTGGTGCTCGCAGGGCTGGTCTGGGCAAACCTACGGGTGGTCCCCGCGAAGCCTGAGCAGCGCCTTGCGGGGTACACGACCAGCCTCAAGGGGCGCAAGAAGGCCCAGATTCGCAACGCGACCCTGGCGGCACGGGCGCTGGAAGGGCGGGTGATCGGGGTGGGGAAGGTGTTCTCCTACAACGCCGTGGTCTCCGCCAACGACAACGACAGCGGCTACGTTCCCGCGCCGGTCTCGGTGGAGGGGACGATGGTGCCGGCGCTGGGCGGCGGGGTCTGCCAGACCTCGACCACGCTCTACAATGCGGCACTGCTGGCGGGCCTGACCGTGGTGGAGCGCCACCCGCACACGGTCGCGCCCAAGTATGTCCCGCCGGGCCGCGATGCTGCGGTGGCCTGGCCGGGAGTGGACCTGCGGCTGAAGAACCCCTACGCCTTCCCCGTGCGCTTGCAGGCGAGCGTGCGCGGCGAGCGGCTGTGTGTGGAGGTCTGGGCGGCGCAGGGGCTCCCCCGCGCCGTGACCCTGGAGAGCCGCGTTCTCTCGGTGCAGGAGCCCGGCCATGAGCGCGTCCCGGGGCGTCGTCGGGCAAGCCAAGGAACTCCCGGGCTACGGGTCGCGACCTACCGCACCCAAGGGGCGACAAGAGAGCG
This genomic interval from Armatimonas rosea contains the following:
- a CDS encoding S1 family peptidase: MKRLLVCALALSLALPSQAIVRRDDVADSQYLTLGAASQFSAVGNFGFCTGTLIAPQWVLCAAHCSIYMGGASFTLAGAGTAAVAEVFNAPGWNGQLENGSDISLVRLATPLVGVTPAQLYTGSSELGQVAYSVGYGAIGTGSLGNTGGGDNQKRAAMNVIDQTSSVLTGWATDYLIADFDSHLVTNTRFTQFGSDNNPLALEGSISFGDSGGGTFINDGGTWKVIGVHSWIDGLVSVNGVAGDGSDNSSYTDLYGVTRVSTHLAWINSTLAGSSAPEPGSVIFLGLGLGFLRTFRRRSLSKN
- a CDS encoding VanW family protein, whose translation is MKAPVVVVGGLVLAGLVWANLRVVPAKPEQRLAGYTTSLKGRKKAQIRNATLAARALEGRVIGVGKVFSYNAVVSANDNDSGYVPAPVSVEGTMVPALGGGVCQTSTTLYNAALLAGLTVVERHPHTVAPKYVPPGRDAAVAWPGVDLRLKNPYAFPVRLQASVRGERLCVEVWAAQGLPRAVTLESRVLSVQEPGHERVPGRRRASQGTPGLRVATYRTQGATRERLSDDTYATLNAVNSD
- a CDS encoding sigma-70 family RNA polymerase sigma factor: MAESEALTVESPSFGGNAGGVFERLMQRHRKQAYHVAYRMTGNHADAEDLLQEAFVRAFRFFDNYRRDLPFEKWLFRIMSNLFVDGVRKKNRMRTTSLDAPLTGEAESNLFLDIPDARTEPERVTLHEELDEQIQRALASLPADFRKTVILADIEQLSYEEISKLTGCTIGTVRSRLHRGRKLLRARLEGFSLR
- a CDS encoding BNR-4 repeat-containing protein — its product is MAIFKAERDTGYRGIWYMNQPVKGPLRYKYSGGFATYPQQHVPIAIYAPKVQKTFFVYGATPQGKNTLWHAVSYFDHKTGTVPRPALLLDKKTDDAHDNPTLAIDGDGYLWVFSNSHGTGRPSFIHKSAKPYEIDAWERVLETNFSYGQPWWLERHGFVFLHTRYSKGRGLFCQTSRDGRTWAEPQPTAFIAEGHYQISWPDTERGVLTTVFDYHPKPGGLNARTNLYLMQSRDGGKSWTTILGERLALPLTQTPNPALVFDYQKEGKLVYLKDINYDSQGRVIVLYLTSKGFEPGPQSGPYQWWTARWTGAGWERYAFTESDHNYDHGSLYIEGEGSWRVIAPTGPGPQPGTTGGEVFVWTTRDFGKTWHKGASLTPAATRNHTYVRRPLHAHPDFYALWADGNPLDEERAPHASRLYAATLSGKVLSLPETMSQERALL
- a CDS encoding beta-N-acetylhexosaminidase; the protein is MSMKSWGTELLPLATAATVLGALATGCQKEPPAEPAPTPTPLPEEGIPLRQLAIATASPAPSADKGRPMLIPRPKEVQFREGGVFKLGPETPLVVLGALTPQEQRAVTALQAAMTARFGQPLKLSATALPNAIQLGGPRHPDTPQRPEGYLLRVLPDGVTLSASDARGLFWGVQTLLQLFVDKTELAAASVRDWPTLPLRAVHLFHGNRALPFHQKLIERIFAPLKLNALFLEVEQVRWDADPGVAPPWAGTPAQLREEIAFARERNLTVYPLLQSLGHMGWLLGQGTNSRFAEDPATPYALCLNDPAAVRYVERFVAEADALFQAPAFHVGLDEVSLKGRFPYRSRPTAAPELFLKGVKHWRDFFAARGKPIYVWADMALHAPEVKPAFGTAPSASQAAAIRAGIPRDVVIADWQYGEHADFPSLRQLKGAGFQKLVAASWYRPKNIQTLSRAAAQVGAQGLIQTTWCGYESSEDVLKTEEKRQFTAMVLAAEYFWNGGGPAPGELPFSPEAVFDQRWSA
- a CDS encoding DEAD/DEAH box helicase, with the protein product MKKNDNPKPGKKPLPFGAKPNAPKSAPRPAAKKPTSAKPGYPAKPPFSPKPAVKPEASEPKRAVRPAPEPIPAPLEPPTAPRLKPRTIKPKEPTPFAATKERKGEGVAVSAAGDVTPKAVEPVVEAPLATFADLGLPEALLAAVTVAGFESPTPIQARAIPVLLEGKDLIGQAQTGTGKTAAFALPLLARIDVDAPGTQALVLVPTRELAIQAAEQIHKLAGKTGLRVVPVYGGQPIDRQFRALMKPPAVVVGTPGRLMDHMRRGSVVLDKVSFCAIDEADEMLAFGFIEDIETILAALPESRQTALFSATMPPAISALVKKFLPGAQKVEIAAKQRTVDTVRQVYYEVAPGKKREALTRILDMETPGPTIVFCRTRLETQELAELLSVRGYSAEPIHGDMAQSERDRVMKKFKEGQADILVATDVAARGLDIDSVTHVINFDLPWDVEQYIHRIGRTGRAGREGDALSLIEPRERRNLLRFEYQIGTKIAPLRVPSAADIAVRRREVFATKLAERLEAGNFEAQFPIVSELSESHDIADIAAAALQLLWEATSAGNSREAEMDEELAAQREQPEAGMVRLFVSMGRADKLRPSDLVGAILNETGLPPKAVGTIDVLDRVTFFEVPAANAEQVMDALSNTKLRGRRPKVGNARQVENRGRY
- a CDS encoding anti-sigma factor family protein gives rise to the protein MSCRHCRERLSAYLDSELSPDEREGVQSHLDSCAACTVEYRALAETKRALASLGARVSREEIERLLQTDVGETVRRYANMPVSPRTITAAILSVIGLCAVTARLTTRESRRGTPLSEGGYLVIQPDTPQATMAFSVLEVSSHQHLLASQNNIAETCYVVPAESSVLRPAIYCGTVYALPTPPPQTNRHRFYFQASFTTQ
- a CDS encoding FmdB family zinc ribbon protein, which gives rise to MPIFEFACNDCPQKRFSELVGMLANPAPIQCPRCGSKNVRKLVSRFARLRSADEALDSLAELADTVDESSPQAMRHLMKEVAHGMDADLSGDDVEELFETAAESEE